GGAAAAAAGGCTTAGCCATATTGGCTAGGCCTTTTTCATGTCTGGGGATAAACCAGCTTATACCGATTGGTATTAAAACAACCAAGAGAAACAGCAGCCGATATCGGGTGATGAGTTGAAATCGAGAACCAAGTCTATGGCCTAAATATCATCTTGGTCTTTACCGGTGACCCCGAGTCTGTTGTTAATTTCAGATGGGCTTAGTTTGTCTGAGGCATGTCTGCAGTAGGATAATCCGTGTAACCCAAGTCAGTGCCGCCATACATGGTCGTAGGGTCTACAGCATTGAGGGGAAGATCATGACGGATCCGCTCAGGCAGGTCTGGGTTGGCAATGAAGGGACGACCGAAGGCAATCAAGTCACCCAAGTTCTTCTCCAATAGCCGTTGGCCACGTTCTGGGGTGTAACGTCCGGCGTAGATGATGAGTCCAGAAAAGCTGTCTCTCACTGCCTGTCTGAAACTGTCGGGCAGTTCAGGTGCATTGTCCCAATCGGCTTCTGCAAGAGACAGATAGCCTAGTTTAGCCTGCTCCAGCATCTTGATTGCCGTCACATAGGTGGTGTGGGGATCATCTTCTAATAGGCCAAGATAGATACGGTCTTCTTGTGTGGTCTCGAACATAGGCGCGAAACGTACTCCGACTCTTTCCGGACTGAATACCTGGGTCACAGCCTCGACAATTTCCTTCAGGAAACGCAGTCTATTCTCTAATGATCCGCCGTATTCATCTTGCCTGAAATTACTCTTATCTGAGATAAACTGGTTTACCAGATAACCATTGGCACTGTGTATCTCTATGCCGTCAAAGCCCGCATCTTTAGCGTTGACTGCGGCTTGTTTGTAGAGCTGAACCAGCTCCTTAACCTCCTGGGTAGAAAGTGCTCGGGCCGGTGAAGGCTCAGCTAATGCACCTTCTCCAGGGCCTGTCTCGATAAACACGCTGACCGTGTCAGCCTTGCCCGCCGAGGGAGCTATTGGCGCGGCATTGCCCGGCTGTAAACTGGTGTGGGATACTCGGCCTACATGCCAGAGCTGAGCGAAAATCACCTTACCTTGATCATGTATGGCTTGGGTAACCTTACGCCAGCCCTCGACTTGCTCGGGGGAGTGAATGCCAGGAGTCCAGGCATAGCCCTGACCTCTGGGCTCTATTTGAGTGCCTTCGGTGATCATAAAACCGGCACCGGATCTTTGGCTATAGTATTTAGCCATCAGTTCGTTGGCTATGTTACCTGGCTGACTGCTGCGGGAGCGGGTCAGTGGGGGGAGCACGATACGATTTTCTAAGGTCAGTGAGCCCAGTGTTGCTGTGTCAAATAGTGCGGGATATTTCATAAGTTAGCCTTGATTACTCTGTTCTTCGGCTAATATAAGACTTCTATTAATGCTGAAAAATAACTAAACTTCGAAATAACTATTCGAATAAACGAAATAATATGCTGGATAAACTTCCTAATCTAAGAAGCTTTATGGCGGTTGCCGAGGCCAACAGCTTCGCTAAGGCGGCTCGAAAGCTCAATATGGCCAACTCATCTGTGTCACGCCAGATAGCTCAGCTAGAGAGCCAGCTCAATGTGTCCCTATTTACTCGTACCACACGCCATGTACAACTCTCACCTGCGGGAGAGATACTCTATGGACGCGCCAGTGGTTTGATCATGGAGATGGAAAATCTGGCAGCCGAGCTAAGTGCCGAGAATGTCACTCCCCATGGAACATTGAAGGTATCAGTGCCCTGGTGGTTCAGTCAGCTGCATCTGGCGCCTCTGTTACCTGAGTTTCTGGCCTTGTATCCGGATCTCAGGGTGGTGATGCAGTGCGATGATGGCATGACTAAGCTGGTGGAGGAGGGATTCGATGTGGCGGTACGTCTGAGTCGTCTTAAAGACTCTAACCTTATCGCCAGGCGGCTGGGTCCCCACAGTTTTGCCATGGCGGCCTCTCCCGAATACCTGGCCAGACATGCTGAAGTGATTAAGCCCGAAGATTTACGGGAGCATGCCATGTTGTCGTTTAACTTCTCTACTCCCTATCACAGTTGGACCTTGAGAAAACAGGGCAAATCCTATCGTATTCCACTGAAAGACAGCGTGTTGACCAGCAATAATGCCGATATCCTGAAACAGTGTGCCCTAGATGGCGCAGGTATCATCATTCAGCCAGTATGGGGCATACAAGCTGAGATAGAGTCCGGCGCCCTGATACAGCTACTGCCAGATTTTGAGGTGACCTCGACTACGTTCGATAACGGTATCTTCGCGGTTTACAGCAAGGAGAGTAAGGCGGTGAATCGGGTCAAGGTATTCGTCGACTTCCTGACGGAACGACTCAAGGTGGCCGGCTAATCGGTCACCTTGTGCGTGAAGAAGTCATGGTGGCAGGAATAAAAAAGGGTTAAGTTCCTAGTTCCTAGGATCTCATTCTTCATTCTCATTCATATGTTTTTGGTAATCTTTGGCTGTGATGCTTGTCCAGCCAAGTTTAAAATCTATATGGTTTATTTGTTCTGGTTCATATGTTTTTGGTAATCCTTGGGGGGCGGGGTCCAGCCACGCTCAACTCTGGCTTGTTCATCTAAGTGTTCACTCTTCATGGCTTTTGCTATGGCAGTTTCCAACTCGATAAACAGATTTCTGTAGTGTGTGCTGTACTTACTGTCTTCGCTGTTTTCCTTCCACATCTCATAGAGTGAATCCTTGTAGCATAACTCGAGCTCACGCAGGGTGGCCTTCTTTTGTTCGGCCTTAAAGGGGTGAACCCCAAGGGCTATCAGTGCCTCTTTGCCTAGCTCCAGTGCCGAGTGATAGGTTTCGCTGACGATAAAGTCGGCGCCCGCATGCTTGAGCTCGAAGTGATGCCCTCTATCGAAGGCGCGAGCGAAAATCATCACCTTAGGATAGGTGCGCTTGATGTATTTTGTCAGCTCAACGGCGCGCTCATTGTTGTCTATGGCAATGACCAGCATGCTGGCATCTTCTATACCTGCGGTGTGGAGTAGGTCAGGCTGGGTGGCATCACCATAGAAGCTTTTGACATTGATTTTTCTTAGGTTGGCCACCTGATCGACAGATTGATCCAGCACCACAGTCTTGATTTTATTGGCGACAAGAAAGCGGTTGACCATCTGACCGAAGCGGCCAATTCCGGCTATGATCACTGTGCCTCTTTCGGTTATTTCATCGGCCTCGGGTTTGTTTTCGCTCTCCTCGTATCTGGGTAAGATCACCTTGTCGAAGAAGATGAACAAGCCTGGGGTGAGGAACATAGACAGGGCGACGACGAGGGAGAGCATCTGAGCCAGATCTGTTGGGATGACATGATTCTGTACCGTGTAGCTAAGGAGCACGAAGCCAAACTCACCGGCCTGAGCCAGACTCAGAGCAAATAGCCAGCGGTCACTGTTCTTTATGCGGAAGATGAAGGCAAGCACTAATAAAATTAGCGCTTTGACTAGCATGACGCCGGCTGTGATGCCCAGAACCGGGCCAATGTTGCTGGCCAGCACGCCAAAATCGATCCCAGCGCCAACCGTGATAAAAAATAACCCTAATAAGAGTCCCTTGAAAGGTTCAATATTGGACTCTAGTTGGTGGCGGAACTCGCTGTTTGCCAGTACGACACCGGCTAAGAAGGTGCCTAGGGCAGGAGAGAGGCCAACCAGACTCATCAGGGCTGCAATGCCTATGACTAACATGAGTGCTGTGGCGGTGAATATCTCTCTCAGGCCTGAGCTGGCTACATAGCGAAACAGTGGGCGACTCAGATAATGTCCGCCAACGACCACTGAAGAAATGGCGAGTAATACTGTGATGCCGTAGGCCCAACCTGGTAGTTCGGCCACCAGTGATAGCTCCTCATTGTGCTCAGCCGCTAGGCTAACTAAGGTCTGGGCTTTTTCCACCAATTCAGGTAGGGCAAGTAATGGGATGAGTGCCAGCATGGGGATCACGGCAATATCCTGAAATAGCAGCACCGAGAAGGCATTCTTACCGCCCTCAGTCTTGGAGAGGTTTTTCTCGCTGAATGTTTGTAACACGATAGCTGTGGATGACAGGGCGAAGATGAGACCAACCGTGAAGGCGACGCTCCAGCCCAGACCGAAGTGAATACCAGCTGCCATGATAACGGCCGTGGTTAATCCTATTTGTAGCCCTCCAAGTCCCATGAGTTTATTGCGCATATCCCACAGCATGCGCGGCTCGAGTTCGAGGCCCACTAAGAAAAGCATCATGACTACGCCAAATTCGGCGAAATGCTGCAGTGTGTTGGTTTCGCTACCGACCAGACCAACGATAGGGCCTATCACCACACCGGCGATGAGATAACCCAGTACCGAACCTAGCCCAAAGCGTTTGGCCAGGGGCACGGCAATCACGGCGGCGCACAGGTAGATAAAGGCTTGAATAAAATACGCTGTCATAAAAAGTTACCTTACCTTAGGCTAAAGTGTTTGAGATGCTTGCTCACTCTGGTGCACATGTGCCTGATTAAGCACGGGCAAGGAGGCTGCGTGAGAGAGGTCCAGAGTGTTTGTCGCTAAGGAGGTTAGCAAAGCATTAAATGCGTCAATATGGCCGGGAATTCTTCCCTCTTCGCTGGCATTACGGCTGCTAAACAGCACGAAGGGAGCCAGATAGTGCATACCGGTTAAATTGGCGGTTTGCTCTATGGGGTATAGCAGCTCTCGAATGGTGAAGTGATTATAGCCATCACCCTGATAGGCTTTTTCGTTACCGCCAGCTGTGGTTGCACAAAAAAATGTTTTGCCCTTTAAGGCTACGCCATCTGCGCCATAGGCGAAGCCATATTCGAGCACCAGATCTTGCCATTGTTTCAGGATGGCTGGCGTCGAGTACCAATGCAGAGGAAATAGGAAAATGATCACCTGATGGTCAAGTAAGCGTTGCTGCTCTCTGTCGATATTGATGTGAAAAGTTGGGTACTCACGATAAAGATCTATGGCAGTGACATCACTGTGTTCTTGGCTGGCTTTAAATAGCAGCTTGTTGACCTCGGAACGCTCCTGAGATGGATGTGCGAATAGCACTAAGATTTTCTTTCTTTCCTCTGGCATAACTTGTCCTTGTGGAGGGATAACAGGTACTGCTGGCTAAGTTATCATAAGTTAATACGCTGACATAACTCGTTAGCTTATCTTGGTTATCGCCAGTACTTATAGGCCCCATCTCGCTCTCTTATCATGGCTGCTATTTTAAAAGGCTGAGTCTAGACTTTGGTTGATTTATTTTGCACTGCAGGTGTGAGTCATCCCAGTGATCATTTTCAATTATCTGATTGAAATAAATTGCCACTATGTTGCGTCATGGCAATGTGGTATTTGCTAAAATTAAACTTCATTGCTAAACCTAGTGGGTATATTGCTCTGAGAGCTATATTTTAACATGGAGGTTTTATGCTTATTCTCACCAGAAAGCCTAATTCATCGATCACTATCACCAATATCTATGATGAAAACGGCCACAAACTTCAAGATATAGAGATCAATGTTTATGCCGATAACCGCATTGGCATCATTGCCGATGGTTCGGTTGATATCTATCGAAGTGAGATCTTGGAGTTAGGTGATTGAGTTAGCCTCTGTGTATCTAGCCTCTTTTTGAATAAGCTGGACCAGTTTCGTTTAATTAGTTGCGTTGAATCAGTTCAGTTGAGTTGAGTTTACGAGATCACATCTCTTAGGCCAGTTTGCTGGGTGCTTACTAAGCTCTGTTTAACTTATGACTGTAAATCTTCTCCCCATAAAATGTCGTGAGTTTTTATCCATCCACACTCCTTTCTACTAGACTTAATGAGCCATTAAGTTTAATCAATACGAGGTGTGTTATGAGTCTTTATGATCGTCTTGGAGGGGAGAACAAAATCGCACGGATTGCGGCAGATATTTTCGATACCCATGCGACAAACCCAACCGTGGCTAGTCGTTATAAGGACAGTAACAGAGAGCAAGTGATCAAGATGGTGACCGAGTTTTTGTGTGCCGGTACTGGCGGCCCACAGGACTACACGGGTAAATCTATGCCGGAAGCTCATCGATGCATGAATATCAACGAGGTGGAATACTTAGCCGTAATTGATGACATCATGGTGGCACTGGATAAGAACGAGGTGGGATCACAAGAGAAGCAAGAGCTCTTGATGATAGCCTATTCGCTCAAGGGAGAGATTATCGGCGCCTAATCTTAGATTAACAATCTTTGTTCATCTTTTTATCTACGCAGCCAACTGGCTGCGTTTTTGATCTTATATTGCTTGGTATTTATTGCGGTGACTTGGTTAGATTAAGCGAGTAGAAACCCCGTTTAATCTGAGGGCGATCACTCTGAAACATGCGCTGCCTCTAAGCTTAAGCCTCACTGTCTTTTTCACTTTAGGACTCTGTGCTATAGTGCGGCCATTATTGTGTAGATGTTTGATTTAAGAGATCGAGATGACTAGAGAACTATTAAAGCGCTGTGACAACAAATGTGAGCTGTGTAGTAGCGAATCAAAATTAGCGTCCTATGAGCTTCCAGACTCAAAAGGATACGGCGATGCGCGTATCATGATCTGTGATACTTGTACTGGTCAGATCCAAGACCGTAGCACCATAGACATGAACCACTGGCGTTGTCTTAATGACAGCATGTGGAGTCAGGTTCCTGCCGTGCAGGTGATGGCTTACCGT
This portion of the Shewanella violacea DSS12 genome encodes:
- a CDS encoding NAD(P)H-dependent oxidoreductase, producing the protein MPEERKKILVLFAHPSQERSEVNKLLFKASQEHSDVTAIDLYREYPTFHINIDREQQRLLDHQVIIFLFPLHWYSTPAILKQWQDLVLEYGFAYGADGVALKGKTFFCATTAGGNEKAYQGDGYNHFTIRELLYPIEQTANLTGMHYLAPFVLFSSRNASEEGRIPGHIDAFNALLTSLATNTLDLSHAASLPVLNQAHVHQSEQASQTL
- a CDS encoding alkene reductase codes for the protein MKYPALFDTATLGSLTLENRIVLPPLTRSRSSQPGNIANELMAKYYSQRSGAGFMITEGTQIEPRGQGYAWTPGIHSPEQVEGWRKVTQAIHDQGKVIFAQLWHVGRVSHTSLQPGNAAPIAPSAGKADTVSVFIETGPGEGALAEPSPARALSTQEVKELVQLYKQAAVNAKDAGFDGIEIHSANGYLVNQFISDKSNFRQDEYGGSLENRLRFLKEIVEAVTQVFSPERVGVRFAPMFETTQEDRIYLGLLEDDPHTTYVTAIKMLEQAKLGYLSLAEADWDNAPELPDSFRQAVRDSFSGLIIYAGRYTPERGQRLLEKNLGDLIAFGRPFIANPDLPERIRHDLPLNAVDPTTMYGGTDLGYTDYPTADMPQTN
- a CDS encoding LysR family transcriptional regulator, with the translated sequence MLDKLPNLRSFMAVAEANSFAKAARKLNMANSSVSRQIAQLESQLNVSLFTRTTRHVQLSPAGEILYGRASGLIMEMENLAAELSAENVTPHGTLKVSVPWWFSQLHLAPLLPEFLALYPDLRVVMQCDDGMTKLVEEGFDVAVRLSRLKDSNLIARRLGPHSFAMAASPEYLARHAEVIKPEDLREHAMLSFNFSTPYHSWTLRKQGKSYRIPLKDSVLTSNNADILKQCALDGAGIIIQPVWGIQAEIESGALIQLLPDFEVTSTTFDNGIFAVYSKESKAVNRVKVFVDFLTERLKVAG
- a CDS encoding carbon storage regulator, which translates into the protein MLILTRKPNSSITITNIYDENGHKLQDIEINVYADNRIGIIADGSVDIYRSEILELGD
- a CDS encoding monovalent cation:proton antiporter-2 (CPA2) family protein, translating into MTAYFIQAFIYLCAAVIAVPLAKRFGLGSVLGYLIAGVVIGPIVGLVGSETNTLQHFAEFGVVMMLFLVGLELEPRMLWDMRNKLMGLGGLQIGLTTAVIMAAGIHFGLGWSVAFTVGLIFALSSTAIVLQTFSEKNLSKTEGGKNAFSVLLFQDIAVIPMLALIPLLALPELVEKAQTLVSLAAEHNEELSLVAELPGWAYGITVLLAISSVVVGGHYLSRPLFRYVASSGLREIFTATALMLVIGIAALMSLVGLSPALGTFLAGVVLANSEFRHQLESNIEPFKGLLLGLFFITVGAGIDFGVLASNIGPVLGITAGVMLVKALILLVLAFIFRIKNSDRWLFALSLAQAGEFGFVLLSYTVQNHVIPTDLAQMLSLVVALSMFLTPGLFIFFDKVILPRYEESENKPEADEITERGTVIIAGIGRFGQMVNRFLVANKIKTVVLDQSVDQVANLRKINVKSFYGDATQPDLLHTAGIEDASMLVIAIDNNERAVELTKYIKRTYPKVMIFARAFDRGHHFELKHAGADFIVSETYHSALELGKEALIALGVHPFKAEQKKATLRELELCYKDSLYEMWKENSEDSKYSTHYRNLFIELETAIAKAMKSEHLDEQARVERGWTPPPKDYQKHMNQNK
- a CDS encoding group I truncated hemoglobin, which gives rise to MSLYDRLGGENKIARIAADIFDTHATNPTVASRYKDSNREQVIKMVTEFLCAGTGGPQDYTGKSMPEAHRCMNINEVEYLAVIDDIMVALDKNEVGSQEKQELLMIAYSLKGEIIGA